The region tccacaggtcatCCACATGTcatccacaggtcctccacaggtcctccacgggtcctccacaggttTTCCACGGGTCCCCCACAGGTCTTCCACTGGATCTCCATAAgtcctccacgggtcctccacaggtcctccaggGGTCCTCCACGGGTCCCCCACAGGTCTTCCACGGGTCCTCCACTTGTCCTCCCCGGGTcatccacaggtcctccacaggtcctccacgggtcctccacaggtcctccagggatcctccacgggtcctccaagggtcctccacaggtcctccacgggtcctccacaggttTTCCAGGGGTCCTCCACGGGTCATCCACATGTCCTTTACAGGTCCTCCACGGCCTCCACAGGTCCTCAACTGGTCCTCCATAGGttctccacaggtcctccaagGGTCTTCCATGGGTCCTCTCATGGTGCTCTacaggtcctccacaggtcctacATGCGTCCTTCACGGGTCCCCCACAGGTCGTCCAAGGGTCCTCCACTTGTCCTCCAGGGGTCTTTCACGGGTCCTCCATGCATCCTCTAAGGGTCCTCCatgggtcctccacaggtccacCAGGGGTCCTCCACGGGTCACCCACAGGTCTTCCAGGGGTCCACCACAGGTCCTCCatgggtcctccacaggtcatCCACATGTcatccacaggtcctccacaggtcctccacgggtcctccacaggtcctccaggGGTCCTCCACGGGTCCCCCACAGGTCTTCCACGGGTCCTCCACTTGTCCTCCCCGGGTcatccacaggtcctccacaggtcctccacgggtcctccacaggtcctccagggatcctccacgggtcctccacaggtcttCCACGGGTCCTCCACTGGTCCTCAACGGGTCCTCTAAGGGTCCTCTACAGGTCCTCCACGGGTCATTCACAGGTCCTCTAGGGATCCTCCATAAGTCCTGcacgggtcctccacaggtcgtccacaggtcctccaagggtcctccatgggtcctccacaggtcctccacgggtcctccacaggtccacCAGGGGTCCTCCACGGGTCCCCCACAGGTCgtccacaggtcctccacaggtcccccacgggtcctccacaggtccttcacgggtcctccacaggtcctcgaCTGGTCCTCCATAGGttctccacaggtcctccatgGGTCCTCCATGTGTCCTTCACAGGTCCCCCACAGGTCTTCCACGGGTCCTCCACTTGTCCTCCACGGGTCTTTCACGGGTCCTCCATGCATCCTCTAAGGGTCCTCCatgggtcctccacaggtccacCAGGGGTCCTCCACGGGTCACCCACAGGTCTTCCAGGGGTCCACCACAGGTCCTCCatgggtcctccacaggtcatCCACATGTcatccacaggtcctccacaggtcctccacgggtcctccacaggttTTCCACGGGTCCCCCACAGGTCTTCCACTGGATCTCCATAAgtcctccacgggtcctccacaggtcctccaggGGTCCTCCACGGGTCCCCCACAGGTCTTCCACGGGTCCTCCACTTGTCCTCCCCGGGTcatccacaggtcctccacaggtcctccacgggtcctccacaggtcctccagggatcctccacgggtcctccaagggtcctccacaggtcctccacgggtcctccacaggttTTCCAGGGGTCCTCCACGGGTCATCCACATGTCCTTTACAGGTCCTCCACGGCCTCCACAGGTCCACCACAGGTCCTCCatgggtcctccacaggtcatCCACATGTcatccacaggtcctccacaggtcctccacgggtcctccacaggtcctccaggGGTCCTCCACGGGTCCCCCACAGGTCTTCCACGGGTCCTCCACTTGTCCTCCCCGGGTcatccacaggtcctccacaggtcctccacgggtcctccacaggtcctccagggatcctccacgggtcctccacaggtcttCCACGGGTCCTCCACTGGTCCTCCAAGGGTCCTCTAAGGGTCCTCTACAGGTCCTCCACGGGTCATTCACAGGTCCTCTACGGATCCTCCATAAGTCCTGcacgggtcctccacaggtcgtccacaggtcctccaagggtcctccatgggtcctccacaggtcctccacgggtcctccacaggtccaccaggggtcctccacgggtcctccacaggtcctccagggatcctccacgggtcctccaagggtcctccacaggtcctccacgggtcctccacaggttTTCCAGGGGTCCTCCACGGGTCATCCACATGTCCTTTACAGGTCCTCCACGGCCTCCACAGGTCCACCACAGGTCCTCCatgggtcctccacaggtcatCCACATGTcatccacaggtcctccacaggtcctccacgggtcctccacaggtcctccaggGGTCCTCCACGGGTCCCCCACAGGTCgtccacaggtcctccacaggtcccccacgggtcctccacaggtccttcacgggtcctccacaggtcctcgaCTGGTCCTCCATAGGttctccacaggtcctccatgGGTCCTCCATGGGTCCTTCACAGGTCCCCCACAGGTCTTCCACGGGTCCTCCACTTGTCCTCCACGGGTCTTTCACGGGTCCTCCACAAGTCCTCCAtaggtcctccacaggtcctccacaggtcctccaagggtcctccatgggtcctccacaggtcatCCACATGTcatccacaggtcctccacaggtcctccattTGTCCTTCACAGGTTTTCCAGGGGTCCTCCACGGGTCCCCCACAGGTCTTCCACGGGTCCTCCACTGGTCCTCCATAGGTTCTCCACAGGTTCTCCAAGGGTCCTCAATGGGTCCTCTAAGGGTCCACCTTcaggtcctccacaggtcctccacaggtcctctaCGGGTCCTCCATAAgtcctccacgggtcctccacaggtcctccaggGGTCCTCCAAGGGTCCTCCAAGGGTCCTCCACGGGACCTCCACAGCTCCTCCaggggtcctccacaggtcctccaggggtcctccacgggtcctccacaggtcctctaCGGGTCCTCCATAAgtcctccacgggtcctccacaggtcctccaggggtcctccaagggtcctccacaggtcctccacgggtcctccacaggttTTCCAGGGGTCCTCCACGGGTCATCCACATGTCCTTTACAGGTCCTCCACGGCCTCCACAGGTCCACCACAGGTCCTCCatgggtcctccacaggtcatCCACATGTcatccacaggtcctccacaggtcctccacgggtcctccacaggtcctccaggGGTCCTCCACGGGTCCCCCACAGGTCTTCCACGGGTCCTCCACTTGTCCTCCCCGGGTCATCCaagggtcctccacaggtcctccacgggtcctccacaggtcctccagggatcctccacgggtcctccacaggtcttCCACGGGTCCTCCACTGGTCCTCCAAGGGTCCTCTAAGGGTCCTCTACAGGTCCTCCACGGGTCATTCACAGGTCCTCTACGGATCCTCCATAAGTCCTGcacgggtcctccacaggtcgtccacaggtcctccaagggtcctccatgggtcctccacaggtcctccacgggtcctccacaggtccacCAGGGGTCCTCCACGGGTCCCCCACAGGTCgtccacaggtcctccacaggtcccccacgggtcctccacaggtccttcacgggtcctccacaggtcctcgaCTGGTCCTCCATAGGttctccacaggtcctccatgGGTCCTCCATGGGTCCTTCACAGGTCCCCCACAGGTCTTCCACGGGTCCTCCACTTGTCCTCCACGGGTCTTTCACGGGTCCTCCACAAGTCCTCCAtaggtcctccacaggtcctccacaggtcctccaagggtcctccatgggtcctccacaggtcatCCACATGTcatccacaggtcctccacaggtcctccatgTGTCCTTCACAGGTTTTCCAGGGGTCCTCCACGGGTCCCCCACAGGTCTTCCACGGGTCCTCCACTGGTCCTCCATAGGTTCTCCACAGGTTCTCCAAGGGTCCTCAATGGGTCCTCTAAGGGTCCACCTTcaggtcctccacaggtcctccacaggtcctctaCGGGTCCTCCATAAgtcctccacgggtcctccacaggtcctccaggGGTCCTCCAAGGGTCCTCCAAGGGTCCTCCACGGGACCTCCACAGCTCCTCCaggggtcctccacaggtcctccaggggtcctccacgggtcctccacaggtcctctaCGGGTCCTCCATAAGTCCTCCAGGGGTCCTCCAAGGGTCCTCCAAGGGTCCTCCACGGGACCTCCATAGCTCCTCCAGGGGTCCTCCATGGGTCCCCCacaggtcctccacaggtcctccacgggtcctccacaggtcctccagggatcctccacgggtcctccacaggtcttCCACGGGTCCTCCAATGGTCCTCCATGGGTCCTCTAAgggtcctccacgggtcctccacaggtcctctaCGGGTCCTCCATAAGTCCTCCACCGGTCCTCCACAGGTCTTCCATAGGTCCTCCAAGGGTCCTCCAAgggtcctccacgggtcctccacaggtcctccaggggtcctccacgggtcctccacaggtccaccaggggtcctccacgggtcatccacaggtcctccacaggtcctccacgggtcctccacaggtcctccacgggtccCCCACTGGTCCTCCACCGGTCCCCCACAGTTCTTCCACGTGTCCTCCACTGGTCCTCCATAGGttctccacaggtcctccaagggtcctccacaggtcctctaCAGGTCCTCCATAGGTCCTCCaagggtcctccacaggtcctccatgggtcctccacaggtcctccacaggtcctccacgggtcctccacaggtcttCCACACgtcctccacgggtcctccacaggtcttCCACGGGTCCCCCACTGGTCCTCCACCGGTCCCCCACAGTTCTTCCACGTGTCCTCCACTGGTCCTCCATAGGttctccacaggtcctccaagggtcctccaagggtcctccacaggtcctccacgggtcctccacgggtcctccactggtcctccacaggtcctccataggttctccacaggtcctccaagggtcctccatgtgtcctccacgggtcctccacaggtactccacaggtcctccacaggtccccCACgggtcctccacgggtcctccacaggtcctccacgggtcctccaTGGGTCCCCCACAGGTCTTCCACAGTTCCTCCACGGGTCTTCCACAGTtcctccacgggtcctccacaggtcctctacaggtcctccacgggtcctcTACAGGTCCTCCAGGGGTCCTCCaagggtcctccacaggtcctctaTGGGTCCTCCATAGGTCCTCCACgagtcctccacaggtcctccatgGGTCTCCCACAGGTCTCCCACAGGTCCTCCAAAGGGTACTCCACTTGTCCTCCACCGGTCCTCTACAGGTTTTCCAGGGGTCCTCCACGGGTCCCCCACAGGTTTTCCaagggtcctccacaggtcctctaCAGGTCCTCCATAGATCCTCCATGGGTCCCCCACAGGTCTTCCACAGTTCCTCCACGGGTCCCCCACCGGTcatccacaggtcctccacaggtcctccacgggtcctccacaggtcttCCACGGGTCCCCCACTGGTCCTCCACCGGTCCTCCACAGTTCTTCCACGTGTCCTCtacgggtcctccacaggtcctccacaggtcctccacaggtccccCACgggtcctccacgggtcctccacaggtcctccacgggtcctccaTGGGTCCCCCACAGGTCTTTCACAGTtcctccacgggtcctccacaggtcctctacaggtcctccacgggtcctcTACAGGTCCTCCAGGGGTCCTCCaagggtcctccacaggtcctctaTGGGTCCTCCATAGGTCCTCCACgagtcctccacaggtcctccaaaTGGTACTCCACTTGTCCTCCACCGGTCCTCTAcaggtcctccacgggtcctccacaggtcctccacgggtcctccacaggtcctccaggGGTCCTCCAAGGGTCCTCCAAGGGTCCTCCACGGGACCTCCATAGCTCCTCCAGGGGTCCTCCATGGGTCCCCCacaggtcctccacaggtcctccacaggtcctccacgggtcctccacaggtcctccagggatcctccacgggtcctccacaggtcttCCACGGGTCCTCCAATGGTCCTCCATGGGTCCTCTAAgggtcctccacgggtcctccacaggtcctctaCGGGTCCTCCATAAGTCCTCCACCGGTCCTCCACAGGTCTTCCATAGGTCCTCCAAGGGTCCTCCAAgggtcctccacgggtcctccacaggtcctccaggggtcctccacgggtcctccacaggtccacCAGGGGTCCTCCACGGGTCACCCACAGGTCTTCCAGGGGTCCTCCATTGGTCCTCCACGGGTcatccacaggtcctccacaggtcctccacgggtcctccacaggtcttCCACGGGTCCCCCACTGGTCCTCCACCGGTCCCCCACAGTTCTTCCACGTGTCCTCCACTGGTCCTCCATAGGttctccacaggtcctccaagggtcctccacaggtcctctaCAGGTCCTCCATAGGTCCTCCaagggtcctccacaggtcctccatgggtcctccacaggtcctccataggtcctccaagggtcctccacaggtcctccatgggtcctccacaggtcctccacaggtcctccacgggtccCCCACAGGTCgtccacaggtcctccacaggtcccccacgggtcctccacaggtccttcacgggtcctccacaggtcctcgaCTGGTCCTCCATAGGttctccacaggtcctccatgGGTCCTCCATGTGTCCTTCACAGGTCCCCCACAGGTCTTCCACAGGTCCTCCACTTGTCCTCCACGGGTCTTTCACGGGTCCTCCACAAGTCCTCCATAGGTCCTCCAccggtcctccacaggtcctccaagggtcctccatgggtcctccacaggtcatCCACATGTcatccacaggtcctccacaggtcctccatgTGTCCTTCACAGGTTTTCCAGGGGTCCTCCACGGGTCCCCCACAGGTCTTCCACGGGTCCTCCACTGGTCCTCCATAGGTTCTCCACAGGTTCTCCAAGGGTCCTCAATGGGTCCTCTAAGGGTCCACCTTcaggtcctccacaggtcctccacaggtcctctaCGGGTCCTCCATAAgtcctccacgggtcctccacaggtcctccaggGGTCCTCCAAGGGTCCTCCAAGGGTCCTCCACGGGACCTCCACAGCTCCTCCaggggtcctccacaggtcctccaggggtcctccacgggtcctccacaggtcctctaCGGGTCCTCCATAAgtcctccacgggtcctccacaggtcctccaggGGTCCTCCAAGGGTCCTCCACGGGACCTCCATAGCTCCTCCAGGGGTCCTCCATGGGTCCCCCacaggtcctccacaggtcctccacaggtcctccaagggtcctccatgggtcctccacaggtcatCCACATGTcatccacaggtcctccacaggtcctccacgggtcctccacgggtcctccacaggtcctctaCGGGTCCTCCATAAGTCCTCCACCGGTCCTCCACAGGTCTTCCATAGGTCCTCCAAGGGTCCTCCAAgggtcctccacgggtcctccacaggtcctccaggggtcctccacgggtcctccacaggtcttCCACTGGTCCCCCACTggtcctccacgggtcctccacgggtcctccacaggtcttCCACTGGTCCCCCACTGGTCCTCCACCGGTCCCCCACAGTTCTTCCACGTGTCCTCCACTGGTCCTCCATAGGttctccacaggtcctccaagggtcctccacaggtcctctaCAGGTCCTCCATAGGTCCTCCaagggtcctccacaggtcctccatgggtcctccacaggtcctccacaggtcctccacgggtcctccacaggtcttCCACGGGTCCCCCACTGGTCCTCCACCGGTCCCCCACAGTTCTTCCACGTGTCCTCCACTGGTCCTCCATAGGttctccacaggtcctccaagggtcctccaagggtcctccacgggtcctccactggtcctccacaggtcctccataggttctccacaggtcctccaagGGTCCTCCATGTGTCCTCtacgggtcctccacaggtcctccacaggtcctccacaggtccccCACgggtcctccacgggtcctccacaggtcctccacgggtcctccaTGGGTCCCCCACAGGTCTTCCACAGTTCCTCCACGGGTCTTCCACAGTtcctccacgggtcctccacaggtcctctacaggtcctccacgggtcctcTACAGGTCCTCCAGGGGTCCTCCaagggtcctccacaggtcctctaTGGGTCCTCCATAGGTCCTCCACgagtcctccacaggtcctccatgGGTCTCCCACAGGTCTCCCACAGGTCCTCCAAAGGGTACTCCACTTGTCCTCCACCGGTCCTCTACAGGTTTTCCAGGGGTCCTCCACGGGTCCCCCACAGGTTTTCCaagggtcctccacaggtcctctaCAGGTCCTCCATAGATCCTCCATGGGTCCCCCACAGGTCTTCCACAGTTCCTCCACGGGTCCCCCACCGGTcatccacaggtcctccacaggtcctccacgggtcctccacaggtcttCCACGGGTCCCCCACAGTTCTTCCACGTGTCCTCtacgggtcctccacaggtcctccaggGATCCTCCACAGGTCCCCCACgggtcctccacgggtcctccacaggtcctccacgggtcctccaTGGGTCCCCCACAGGTCTTTCACAGTtcctccacgggtcctccacaggtcctctacaggtcctccacgggtcctcTACAGGTCCTCCAGGGGTCCTCCaagggtcctccacaggtcctctaTGGGTCCTCCATAGGTCCTCCACgagtcctccacaggtcctccatgGGTCTCCCACAGGTCCTCCAAATGGTACTCCACTTGTCCTCCACCGGTCCTCTAcaggtcctccacgggtcctccacaggtcctccacgggtcctccacaggtcctccaggGGTCCTCCAAGGGTCCTCCATAGGTCCTCCatgggtcctccacaggtcctccacgggtcctccacaggtcctccacgggtccCCAAcaggtcctccacgggtcccccacaggtcctccacaggtcctccactggtcctccacaggtcctccacaggtcctccacgggtcctccacaggttTTCCAGGGGTCCTCCACGGGTCCCCCACAGGTTTtccacgggtcctccacagATCCTCCACGGGTTCTCCACAGGTCCTCtacgggtcctccacaggtcttccacaggtcctccacaggtcctccacgggtcctccacaggtcctccacgggtcctccacaCGTCCTCCAGGGGTCTTCCATGGGTCCCCCACAGGTCTTCCACAGTtcctccacgggtcctccacaggtcctctaCAGGTCCTCCAGGGATCCTCCATGGGTCCCCCACAGGTCTTCCACAGTTCCTCCACGGGTCCCCCACAGGGCTTCCACAGTTCCTCCACGGATCCCCCACTGGTCCTCAACGGGTCTTCCATGTGTCCCCCACTGGGAGTTTTCTGGGGAATCAGAAACTTCTATTCTCTCTTGGCCCCTTGTTTTAAGCACATACATCTCCTAACCACAAATTTTGGACAGTCCTCTAAACCGAGGCTCATCTTCAGGCCCCTTGGATCGTGAGGCTCCAGGCAGCTCAGCCTGAAGGTAAAACTACCTCTGCTTGTGAATCTCAAGAACCAGAGAAggcttttcttcaaactttgcactaGTGTCCACTCTAATTCACAAAATATTCTATTACAtattggaggtcaaaggtcagggtcaATGAGCCTCATATTCACCCCTGCTAGATCCCCTTACCTCTAGAATACCCTTTGGGGTTTTAGTCAAATTTGGCAgcatgtccactctgactcaaagttAAATGCATTCTCAGCCCTTCTTCCGAACACTGTCTAGAGGAGTCACATGACCCACAGGCTGGTAGCTCTTATTACCGActagaataaatgaaaaagaaacgTTGATTTGTTACAAATCTCCAGTTTAACCTCTCAGACTGACAAGTAGTTTCTGCCTGCACGTTGCAGCTCATCCTCCAGACTTTTAGTCTGACAATGCTCCAATCCATCACATTGGAGCATGAAACATTGAAGGACTTTGTGCAGGGACCTCTATAGGTCCTCCACGGGTCATTCACAGGTCCTCTACGGGTCCTCCATAAgtcctccacgggtcctccacaggtcttCCACGGGTCCTCCACCGGTCCTCCATAGGttctccacaggtcctccaaaGGTCCTCAATGGGTCCTCTAAGGGTCCCCCTTcaggtcctccacgggtcctccacaggtcctctaCGGGTCCTCCATAAgtcctccacgggtcctccacaggtcctccaggGGTCCTCCAAGGGTCCTCCACAGCTCCTCCAGGGGTCCTCCACGGGTCCCCCacaggtcctccacaggtcctccacgggtcctccacaggtcttCCACGGGTCCTCCAATGGTCCTCCATGGGTCCTCTaagggtcctccacaggtcctccacaggtcctctaCGGGTCCTCCATAAgtcctccacgggtcctccacaggtcttCCACAGGTCCTCCAAGGGTCCTCCAAGGGTCCTCCACGGGTTCTCCACAGGTTCACCAGGGGTCCTCCACGGGTCACCCACAGGTCTTCCAGGGGTCCTCCATTGGTCCTCCACGGGTcatccacaggtcctccacaggtcctccacgggtcctccacagTTCTTCCACGGGTCCCCCACTTGTCCTCCACCGGTCCCCCACAGTTCTTCTACATGTCCTCCACTGGTCCTCCATAGGttctccacaggtcctccaagggtcctccacaggtcctctaCGGGTCCTCCATAGGTCCTCtacgggtcctccacaggtcctccacgggtcctccacaggtcctccacgggtcctccacaggtcttccacaggtcctccacgggtcctccacTGGTCTTCCACAGGTCCTCCATAGGttctccacaggtcctccaagGGTCCTCCATGGGTCCTCCACTGGTCCTCCACAGCTCCTCCATAGGttctccacaggtcctccaagGGTCCTCCATGTGTCCTCTaagggtcctccacaggtcctccataggttctccacaggtcctccaagGGTCCTCCATGTGTCCTCTaagggtcctccacaggtcctccacaggtcctccacaggtcctccacgggtcctccacgggtcctccaTGGGTCCCCCACAGGATTTCCACAGTtcctccacgggtcctccacaggtcctctaCAGTTCCTCCACGgatcctccacaggtcctccaggGGTCCTCCACGGGTCACCCACAGGTCTTCCAGGGGTCCTCCATTGGTCCTCCACGGGTcatccacaggtcctccacaggtcctccacgggtcctccacaggtcttCCACAGGTCCCCCACTGGTCCTCCACCGGTCCCCCACAGTTCTTCTACGTGTCCTCCACTGGTCCTCCATAGGttctccacaggtcctccaagggtcctccacaggtcctctaCGGGTCCTCCATAGGTCCTCtacgggtcctccacaggtcctccacgggtcctccacaggtcttCCACAGGTCCTCtacgggtcctccacaggtcctccacaggtcctccactGGTCTTCCACAGGTCCTCCATAGGttctccacaggtcctccaagGGTCCTCCATGGGTCCTCCActggtcctccacaggtcctccataggttctccacaggtcctccaagGGTCCTCCATGTGTCCTCTACGGATCCTCCActggtcctccacaggtcctccataggttctccacaggtcctccaagGGTCCTCCATGTGTCCTCTaagggtcctccacaggtcctccacgggtcctccacgggtcctccacgggtcctccacgggtcctccaTGGGTCCCCCACAGGTCTTCCACAGTtcctccacgggtcctccacaggtcctctaCAGGTCCTCCACGgatcctccacaggtcctccacgggtcctcTACAGGTCCTCCAGGGGTCCTCCaagggtcctccacaggtcctctaTGGGTCCTCCATAGGTCCTCCACGAGTCCTCCATaggtcctccacgggtcctcTACAGGTCCTCCAGGGGTCCTCCaagggtcctccacaggtcctccacaggttctccacaggtcctccaagGGTCCTCCATGGGTCCTCCActggtcctccacaggtcctccataggttctccacaggtcctccaagGGTCCTCCATGTGTCCTCTACGGGTCCTCCActggtcctccacaggtcctccataggttctccacaggtcctccaagGGTCCTCCATGTGTCCTCTaagggtcctccacaggtcctccataggttctccacaggtcctccaagGGTCCTCCATGTGTCCTCTaagggtcctccacaggtcctccacaggtcctccacaggtcctccacgggtcctccacgggtcctccaTGGGTCCCCCACAGGATTTCCACAGTTCCTCCaagggtcctccacaggtcctctaCAGTTCCTCCACGgatcctccacaggtcctccaggggtcctccacaggtcttCCATAGGTCCTCCAAGGGTCCTCCAAgggtcctccacgggtcctccacaggtcctccaggggtcctccacgggtcctccacaggtcttCCACTGGTCCCCCACTGGTCCTCCACCGGTCCCCCACAGTTCTTCCACGTGTCCTCCACTGGTCCTCCATAGGttctccacaggtcctccaagggtcctccacaggtcctctaCGGGTCCTCCATAGGTCCTCaacgggtcctccacaggtcctccacgggtcctccacaggtcttCCACAGGTCCTCtacgggtcctccacaggtcctccacaggtcctccactGGTCTTCCACAGGTCCTCCATAGGttctccacaggtcctccaagGGTCCTCCATGGGTCCTCCActggtcctccacaggtcctccataggttctccacaggtcctccaagGGTCCTCCATGTGTCCTCTACGGATCCTCCActggtcctccacaggtcctccataggttctccacaggtcctccaagGGTCCTCCATGTGTCCTCTaagggtcctccacaggtcctccacgggtcctctacgggtcctccacgggtcctccacgggtcctccaTGGGTCCCCCACAGGTCTTCCACAGTtcctccacgggtcctccacaggtcctctaCAGGTCCTCCACGgatcctccacaggtcctccacgggtcctcTACAGGTCCTCCAGGGGTCCTCCaagggtcctccacaggtcctctaTGGGTCCTCCATAGGTCCTCCACGAGTCCTCCATaggtcctccacgggtcctcTACAGGTCCTCCAGGGGTCCTCCAAGGGTCCTCCACGAGGTCAATAGGTCCTCCGCAGGTCCTCCACCAGTATAAGGAGGTCAGACAGCTGTATCTAGCTGTGTGGCTGAGTCACATGATCAGCTGCTGTTAAAACCGTAAGTCTCTGCTG is a window of Cheilinus undulatus linkage group 6, ASM1832078v1, whole genome shotgun sequence DNA encoding:
- the LOC121511160 gene encoding leucine-rich repeat extensin-like protein 3 gives rise to the protein MGPLRVLHGSSTGPLRVLHKSSTGPPQVFHRSSKGPPRVLHGSSTGSPQVLQGSSTGPLQVLHRSSKGPPQVFHTSSTGPPQVFHGSPTGPPPVPHSSSTCPPLVLHRSSTGPPWVPHRSSTVPPRVFHSSSTGPPQVLYRSSTGPLQVLQGSSKGPPQVLYGSSIGPPRVLHRSSMGLPQVSHRSSKGYSTCPPPVLYRFSRGPPRVPHRFSKGPPQVLYRSSIDPPWVPHRSSTVPPRVPHRSSTGPPQVLHGSSTGLPRVPHWSSTGPPQFFHVSSTGPPQVLHRSSTGPPRVLHGSSTGPPRVLHGSPTGLSQFLHGSSTGPLQVLHGSSTGPPGVLQGSSTGPLWVLHRSSTSPPQVLQMVLHLSSTGPLQVLHGSSTGLPRVLQWSSMGPLRVLHGSSTGPLRVLHKSSTGPPQVFHRSSKGPPRVLHGSSTGPPQVLHGSSTGLPRVPHWSSTGPPQFFHVSSTGPP